In Tachysurus fulvidraco isolate hzauxx_2018 chromosome 9, HZAU_PFXX_2.0, whole genome shotgun sequence, the sequence AGCACctgtacacttacacactgagGTGAGTCTTGAGAGACAACTATGTTTGTCATATTTGTTTCCATGAATTTGCTTGTGTAGAAACTCTCCTCTATTTCTACCCCCAGATCACCAGTGTATCAGAAGGCATTTGTTGGAGTAATCCTGGCAGCTTTGTGCTCTGTGTATATTTGCTATCGCACCTTTATCCCCCTCACGTACGGCCAGCCTGAGCTCACCTCTGAGCAGCTGAATGCACTGCAGTGGAGGGACAGCTGGGATATACTTTTCCATAAACGCTGATGAAGCTGTCCTCTCTGAAACACTTCCTAGAACACATTAACGCAGTTGAAACAAATGGAATTTCAGTGCATTAGATATAAAAAGATGTGAAAGATGAGTAGTTAAATCATGATTTTTATTAGAATGTGCTTATGATGCTTTATGAGAAGGTACTTATAATAAAATAAGGcctaaatcatttttaaaataatgcaagAACAATATCCATGTTCTTGTAAACTAATGTGCCTATAATATTGTAGGGCTTCATCTTAAGAGCTGCTAAATCTGAACGTGTTCTATTTACTAAGAATGAAATATTTCTTGGTATAAAATTTGTATTATCTAAAGTAGTGTAGCAAGCAACTGTATCACTGTATAGCAAATGAAAGCATTACAGCTTCACTTTTGTTTGTACTTGATCTCAGAGTTTATTAAACTTTGCACAACACTAATCAGTGGTACTTggaaatagtaaataaatgtttttctaaaCTTTAGCCACAATATTGTTTGATGTCTTTATCAAGTAACACtatatttaatgaaaatatcagaaatatatttttttttaaattgaacttttcagttaaataaaaaagaaatatatattatttatataatattttgtaatcaaataaatttggtttaaaaataagtctaagttatatttttcttttttgtcagcACATGCAAAAACTCTAAACTAGTTTTTATTGGgaaaagaacatttattttgCTTGCTTTTTATGGTCATGATAGTGTATCTGGAGCTTATCCTGGCTTGAGGTCGGAATATACCCTGACTAGAACTCCAGTACATCTGAAAGAATGGATTTCCAAATGAAACCcacatgaggagaacatgcaaaacccAAAAGCCGAGGCAGCAATGCTAGATGCTCTTTCATCTTATTCTATAGTGATTAAGACGCTAACATTGTGCTTGTTTCAGACAGGGAATTTTTTGGTTTCAGGATCATTCCTGACACAGAAGGTCTTCTAGTCACACAGTCATTCTGCTTTGAGTGTAGCAAGGGTCTTCAGTTCTCCTCTCCAGTGCTCTTGCCAATGGAACATCTCTGCCTCCTGTTCCTGCCTGAATTTCTGCACGCACTCAAACTCCCCCATGATCCTCTGCTCATAATTCTGGGATCAAACAGATACATGCAGTTAACACCACCAACATAAGGGTTTCATGCTGTGAAGAAATTCCTATCAACAAAAGAACTGGTGTGCTTTAGAGCATACAAGTACAGTATTGGTCATTTACCTGATGCAGTGCATTTCGAACCTCCATAACCTTAAGCTGTGCCAATGTAGTTTTAGCTGTAGTGATGGTGGCggtcttttgtttctgttgctTGACAGATGAATCATCGGTGGTTCCAAAGTAACTGATGCCTGGCCATGCTCTGTAAAAGGAAAATTGTGAATTCTAACATGCACCACTTACTACAAACATTATAAAAGATTCCTTGTATCAGTCCTAACCTGCTCCCTCTTGCCAATAAATGTCTCTTCTCTTGCTCCTCCTGTAGAGTACCTGCTTGTGTTCGACGAACAAGTTTTGTGATGCTTTCCCGCTGTGGTTCTACTGCTGCAAACAGAAAGAGTTCTCAGGGCATTGATTTGCTTCATATTTCTAAGACAACACCAAGCCTCATTACAGACCACTTACATCCACCTTGGATCTCATCAACAGTCAGTATGTTGTCAAACTGGAAGAGTAAACTCTCTGTCAATGTGGCAAGTGCAGTCACAAACTCATCTGCATTCTTCTTAATGCAGGCCTTttaggaagaaaacaaaactattACACCATTCACAGATTACAGCTATATCAGTGGATTTAGCAGTTTGAAGTGTGTATGACCTGGAGTTCCAGTCTGTTATTCACAATAGCCTTCCTCTGTTCCTCCTGCCTGTCATCCTCAGCTGTAACCAGCCTGTTCAGTTCTTCTTCACAAGCCGGGTGGCTCAGACGTACAGACAGCTGACCCCTGTGTTTtctctgagagagagggagtgaacaacttattaaaatattatatatataataaaagtgtaAAGTATACAGAGTAATTCCACTCACCCTCTGTTGATCACTTTGTTGCTGAGTCTGTTTAAACTGCTGATGTATGAGAGACAAACTCTTGCTCAGGTCCTCCAAATGCTGATCCCTCAGTTTTGTTAGAAGTGCTTTAGGTATATCACAGACAATCTCCTCAATGGCTTTCAGCTGCTTACAGAACTCTATACATAGAATTGAAGCAATAATAATctttactaaaataataaatttttcaAAGTATATTCAATAAAACAGACTCAAGAACCTTAAACAGGCAGGGTTCAACAGTACTATTTGAAAAATTAGTCAGTAAATTTTCCCCAGATTTAGTTGCCATAATAACATCATGTAGCTACTGAATGTGCTGAAAGGAAGAGCAGCATCTTCTGAATATGAATAACATATCAGATAACAGTCTCTAGTGTTGTTCTTTTACAGGAGAGAGGAATGGTGTTCTTCCTACCCAGAGGTCAGGGCCTTTGCTTTCATTAAAAGCTACTAATATGCAttcctttataaataaatggaaatatttgttttctgaGGAAAAAAGCAAACTGTGTATTTGATGGCATCTGGCCAGTGATCAGTTACAACACAAAGACTAGagattataaatgtttaaaatatagctgcaagcagtgatggcgggccctcgcacatttttttatcgctatacggtgcctcccagaaaaaaATGcgcggtgggcaagtgcatgaagtgggtaaatatcagtggactattttatgttgttactgaaccatttggggactgtactgtaggtaaatgaaaccccacattttagacaaacgggggcgctagtgagccacttaagagacacacctttgtctgacctttttgtccacacttaacagccgacaaatgtgatgaatgtgtcaaatttcaagttaatctaagcacgccagaagccttaaatatgcctgaaataaaagtaaactttgacacgatgccatggcaacggtgtttgagatatcaaaaatcccttcgcaatttcgcattagatttttttcaagacattttttgctttagatattagacactaCCTGTTTCTATGAACTCGCCGTGGCAGCACCATTCGCGATATCAATAACCCCTttggaatttagcaagtgcaatgtctcggcatcatgttcaccacgtttgatgtcaatcgcatgaattccctaggaggactacttaaaagttcaatgcatgcaattatgaaataatccaaaatagccgacttcctgttggtcggagctcatagtttagagcgcgaaagttattcgggtcgatgagatctatatgcgtaccaactctcgtacatttgcgtacataattgcctgatctgtgcacaaatgtttgttttttcattacagggggcgctacagagcccccctgccacgcccgtattccagcctttgcccaagcctagcgTCACCCGACTCTGATgggtgtgccaaatttcaagagttttcaagcatgttaagggaccccaattggccaatgtgtgcaaaataaataaataaataaacaaacaaacactcactctctaccgctttatccgaactacctcgggtcacagggagcctgtgcctatctcaggcgtcatcgggcatcgaggcaggatacaccctggacggagtgccaacccatcgcagggcacacacacactctcattcactcacacaatcacacactatggacaatttttccagagatgccaatcaacctaccatgcatgtctttggaccgggggaggaaaccggagtacccggaggaaacccccgaggcacggggagaatatgcaaactccgcacactcaaggcggaggcgggaatcgaaccccgaccctggaggtgagaggcgaacgtgctacccactaagccaccgtgccacaaacaaacaaacaaacaaacaaacaaacaaacaaacaaacaaacaaacaaacaaacaaacaaacaaacaaacaaacaaagctgcaagcagcgatggcgggcccttgaacatttttttatcgctatatgATGCCTCACAgtaaacaatgcacggtgggcaagtgcatgaagtgggtaaatatcagtggactattttatgttgttactgaaccatttggggactgtaggtaaatgaaaccccacattttagacaaacggggcgctagtgagccacttaagagacacacctttgtccaacctttttgtccacacttaacagccgacgaatgtgatgtatgtgtcaaatttcaagttaatctaagcacgccagaagccttaaatatgcctgaaataaaagtaaactttgacacgatgccatggcaacggtgtttgagatatcaaaaatcccttcgcaattttgcattagattcaatggcatgaatcctctaggaggagtatttaaagttcattgcatgcaactgtcaaaaaatccacctttgtgactgacacacttcctggcgccTGTTGGTGGTGCTATACCCAGGACTTACTataggcacatcgatgcgattggaatccttggccgaacatacacaccgcgtgtcatcacaataagacatttttgctttagatattagacactacctgtttctctgaattcgccataacttagttgCCTCACcgtggcagcaccgttcgagatatcaataACCTCTTCGGAATTTAGTAAGTGCAATTTCTCGGCATcacttttggtgtcaatcgcatgaatgtcctaggaggagtatttaaaagttcacacatgcaactgttgtgactgacacacttccttttgcctgttggtggcgctatgtccaagattcacaataggcacatcgatgcgTCGATGTGCctcacaataggcacatcgatgatgtcatcccaataagacattttttgctttagatattagacatttcctgtttctctgaattcgccaagttcaccgcatgcaattatgaaataatccaaaatggccgatttcctgttgggcggagctcatagttgaGAGtgcgaaagttgttcgggtcgatgagatctatatgcgtaccaactctcatacatgtgcgtacataattgcctgatctgtgcacaaatgtttgttttttcattacatggggcgctacagagcccccctgccacgcccgttttccagcctttgcccgagttttcgagcatgttaagggaccccaattggccaatgtgtgcaaaaaaaaaaagaataaacccgagcaaaaacaatagggcttcgcaccatcggtgctcgggccctaataaacccgagcaaaaacaatagggcttcgcaccatctTTGCTTGGGCCCCAATAaacccaaacaaaaacaatagggcttcgcaccatcggtgctcAGGCCCTAATTAGTTTCTTAGCATTATGAAGGAGAGAGGCTCACCTTGTACACAACCATGGTGGTACTCATGAGATTGGCTCTGATAGACAAGGAGTCTTTTGTTTATGTCCTCAGCACACAGCTCAAATGATTCCAGAATATACTGAGGACGGCTGACCAATTGGCGCCCATTTTTCTTGTAGAATTCCTAAAAGTGAGATGATTTAATCTGATTATTCTTTGCAGAGAagagtatttattattattattattatttgtgctATAAATAAAGAGATTGGTGTACCTCAGCCACCTGAAGGAGAAGGTCATTGGCTTCCCACAGAATGTTAGTGATGAAGCCCTTAAAAGTGAGgctaaaacaatataaatttaCTTATTCATGTCTTATGTTGGCATAATATATTCTACAAGTAAAGTCTACtacaaaaaattttatttacattttcttttgatCATCAGGTTTAGGGCCAAATACTTGGAATCTCTGATCAAACCGTGTAGGTCTGGTCATCCTTCTCACACTGAAAAAACAGCACgttaaaatgtttacagatattaattgaattatttatCCAAAAAAGAATAGTACAAAAAGAGTGATATTGTCTTTTCTCAGAACATTTTAATGGCTCATATATAATGAGGTGTAATGAAGTGAAAACTAACCTGTGAGAGTTGAGTGACTCAGCTGATTTCCTGTGCAGTGACCCTAAGCCGGACAGGTTACTATTCTTCCCTGATCTTTGACCAGACCCTGGTAGAGGGCTTGGACGGACAGAAGCTGGTGGGTCCCAAAAAACACCCACAATAGCTCTACAGCATAACTAATTTCTTTGTCTAATAAACTAGAACTAACAAAAACTTTGACATAGCATTTGTGCAATAGATTAATCTATTTATTCTCCAATGATGTACATGAACATCAGAAATAATATTGACATGAAATGCCCCTTTCATGACATGTATATTTCATCATAACCTGCTGTGGATAGCAGACTTCTGGTGCATGCTACAGTTAATGTTTCACACTCTGAATCTTAGAACAAGCATGAAGAACATTGAACATTGACTGAAGAAAACTTTGATGTACCTGTTACTGTTGCCGAGTTTGTCTCTTTAAGCTCCCCACTGAACTCTTGGCAGCTCTGAGGTTTGCTTATACTGAAATTTGGAAAGAACAAATTTCAAGAAGTGTCAAATTATTTATTgaatcaaacaaatgtaaagaaaaatcaatcttcaaattctttaaaaaaaaaatccactctcAAGCTGTTTTGCAGTGGTTTTGTTTACCTTAGGAGTCCTCTGATCACCTGCACTGCTTTGTCATCCATGAAGGCAGCTCCCATGCAGCTGGGCTGGAGAATGGGATCTGAGCAGGGGCTCCCCCCTTTCTCCTGCTTACGGGACCGTAGACGTGCAGCCACGGCAAAAGCCCCTTGCAGAGGAGCATCAGGCAGTGGAACAGCCATCGAAGGGTTCTGCAggcaagaaataataatgacactgatgatgatggtgatgatgatggtgatgatgatgatggtgatgttaGAGATGGCCTCAATCATTGTCCTCATCACTTTCATAGAATGAGTTGTTATGTATAAACATACCAGATAACAGTCCAAATACTGACTTCTCTTTCTGAGTTCTTCTATCAGGGATGAAGTTGAACTAAAAATGTCACCAGATGTTACCTGTAATGCATTCATTTGCAGACAACACATTAGAATTACACATACTTTCTTACATACATAAGGCCAGCTTGTGATCACAATAAACAGACTGTACCCTGTTATCCAGGCTGCTTTGTGTGTAGGCATGGACCCTCTCTTTCAGTTCATTCATCACAGTGTTGATAATTTTTTTGTGAGTGTTGCTCTTCATGGCCTGGAGAAATTTATTACATATAATTTCTTAGAATAATGCTTGTGGTAGAGAATTCTtaagaaccaaaaaaaatgtttgtaaagtACCTCTGATTTAATCTGGACTTGGGTGTTTGTGAGTACTCTTTGGATTTTCTCCAGGAACATTAGATCCACTTGTAGAGACTGGAGCTTCTCTTCAAACTTACTGATGACCTCTTTTGCCTGACCGGATTAACAAAAACATCAGTATTTAAAATCCGGTAAATagtagacttttatttatttaataggaTTATCACTCATATTGTGTACTTTACCTTGTCCAGGCATTTAGACTCTGTGCCCTCCATGTCCTGCATTAGAGCCGCATCAGCTGTGTCAATGCACTTAGCCATCTTTTCCAGATGCTTTCTGTATTGCTCAATCTCTTCTGGGGTAAAATTACCACCTTCAGCAAACAGCctttgaagaaaaaagaatggtTAATCATTTGTTTCCTGATGTGTTTagaataaaagaggaaaatattattaacatacttaaaatgtttcattaattGTGCATTAGCCTCTCTAAGACCCTCTAATGTGATCTCCAGATTTTGTCTAAACTGCCTCTGTAATTCCTGGTTTTCACTGATGTGTTTTTCCAAGTGGATTTGTAGTGAAGCCCTGAGTGTTACCAGCCTGTTAAAACACACATAagaaaacagattaaaaattcTGTATTAGTGCACAGCCAAGGcgatattacatttttgttagcACATAAGCACTTACATGTCAGACTTGGTAGCAGCGTATAACATGTCTTCCATGCTGTAGATTTTTGTACgaaagttttcatttatttcgCGCTGTTTGATCTGAAGGCTGTTGAAGTCAGATCGCAAATCAGCAAGAGCCTGTAGAACACCGTTGCAGTGTCTATCCACACGATCTTGATGCAAGATCAATTCAGCTGGCAACACCACACAGACAGTTCACAAACATATAGACAAGCTTTGAAATATGCACTTTCAAAATACAAACCAAATATTCACATATCAGGATGACATTCTCTTGACATTCACACACCTGCCCGGACATTGTGAACGTCCATTTCAATCCTCTTTGCTCGAGACTGATGGAGATGGATGCGGAGGTCTAGTTCAGACTTCAGCTTCTCTTTTTTAGCTTCCACAATGGTCACTGTGTGATTCAGAACCTCCTGATTCCTCTCCTCAAGGTGATTAAATAATTCCTCTCTCACACTGACATAAGAGACACAAACCAGTCTTAGATAGtgaaaaacacatacagtagcagGTATTATTAATTTGTTGTCTTGAAAAATCCTCTTACTTTCTTTGCAATTCAACTATGAGACTTTTTGGAAACAAAGCCGCTTCCACTTCCATAGCATTCAaatgctcatcatcatcatcatcatcatgtatgACAGGGCAGCTGTAGATATTTCCCTTTAAAGTAGTAAATGTTTCATTGTTCTGAGAGTCTCTGTTATCCTGTGAGAAACAATCAACATTCTcctagaaaaaaagaaacagcatgCTTTAATGAGGTACAGTAACTAATGCAGAGGAGTAGAATAGGCTACAGATGGTAAGAAGTGTGCACAAAGATTCACCACAGCATTAGCTAAATCAGGAGTGTGTGCTTGAGATGTAATACTCTGGAAAGTGCTGGGGCAATGACTTACAGAGGGTGATGACTTCTTTATGCAAGATATCTGAAATGCAACTaataaaaagacagaataaTGCGAGGTCAAATGGAAAATTATTATAAGACCAGTTGAAATATTAGTGAGACTAAGAAGTCTAACTCACTAGGAATAAATGCAGGATAAAGTATCTGAAGTTCCTCAGAATCCTAGAGTATACAGACACAGGATTAAACAATGCCATAATTAATACTTAAAATGTGACTTACTTTTGGTCTAAAACTGTACCTGACTGTATACTTCATTGACTTTGAAGTACTGACTGACTGCCATGCTGTATGCATGTATTTCTTTAAGTACCATTTCAGGATAACTCTCCACTCTATGGACTCCTTCATTATAGAAATTGGTACACCTGGAAAAGTATAAACATTTGATGTAACTATAAGCTATGGTGATTACACCACaaataaactgattaatttCTGCTTACCCTTCCTTAATTTCCTCTAAAAGGTGAAGGATCTGCTCCATTCTAGCTTTGAGGGCCTTTTCTGTACTTTCCTGCCTGAGTTTGTCCATCATCACATCCAGCTGAGCCTCTTTTTTCTACCAACAGCAtaggcagtaaaaaaaaaaagacatgcatctGCATTATCAGATGTCACATTCACATGCTTTTACATGTtcactatctttttttttttttactattatgtaaatttccatccatccatccatcttctccCGCTTATCTGGAACTATATCTCAAGGCAAACATGTTTGGAGACAATGGTATCAGTCTCACTTGATTCTTTTCTTCAAAGTTCTTGCTGACGTCTTTGAGAGAATCCTGCAGCTGCTGCTCTGCCCCCTTCAGATGTGCACTGTGTACCTCCCAGACGTTAGCTGCTCCATGcacaaactcaaacaaaatCTTACTCAAGAACGCAGCAGTTTTGGCCAAACCctcaaatgttttctgtaatgtacagtaacagAATTCCACCATGTCTTCAAACATCATGTGATGtattttcatatacatatacagtacagtacctcaTCTACAGTAGATAATACAGACAAATTGCACCTTTTCAACAAACACAGAGTGTAAACTTACTTTCATTGCTTGTAAATGCTCCTCTGCTTGAGTCTGGCACTTGTCAATAAGAGGCAACATCTCACCATTAACAATGTGCTGTATCTCATCTGAGGTGACTCCATAGCTAGACACTTCACTCTACACAATACAAGCTTTGGTTTACTTTTAATTCATACTATAAAATGTAATACTAAAACATACATTCACAAAGATTGCAAACCTCAAAGCGTCCAACTTCCAGGTAACAGTCTTGCCAGGCACTCTCATAATATTCACGCAGTTTTGCCatggtctctctgtgtgtgaaatCTGGAAAAAGTGGAATACAATTCAGAAATtcaggaaaagaaaatacaaaacaaatatatttgtgGATATTAGCATATTCTTACCAATTTGCTCATTCACCGAAGATAAAGAGGAGTACCATTCAGCAGCAAATGACTTTGAGCAGTTAGGTGGGGTCATATTTCTTCATGtagcaaatgaaaataaagagcaaaaaatgcacattttaaaTGATGTTCACCTTCAACTGATCTGTATTGTTAAACTGCTTAGCATTGTGTTTGACTACAATATGAAACTTTCTAACCTGACTTGCTCCAGGATGTTGAGGCGCTGTTTGCTgtatgctttttgttttgtccgCATGGTGTTTAAAGTCTCTTGTACATTTTTAGGGTTTTGAATCTCAGGGCTGTTCATGAAGTCTCTGGAGATAGAGAATTacaagtgtgtatatagtgtttgCCTGTGTATATAGtgaatttctattattttaaatataaaaaaactatcAAGTTTATTCTAGATCTGATCCTGCTATGAAATTTAAGAGCACTGCCCTGCTACAGACTTACTTAAACTGGCTGAGTGCAGCGACAGCcttgatttttttccaattcTGAAGATTTGCCTCCCATCTGAAGTGGCACTGAACCTCTTTCTGCAAATTCTTCTCCATTAGGTTCAAATGTAATTTTGCCACAGCTCGTCTGTTAGCCAGTAATGCCTGATTTATCATCTATTAAAAATGCACAGAGTTAAACACTGCACACTTAATAGAACCATGATTGTTTTAAAATTTCAAAGTGACCTACCATAGCTTCATTATTAATTAGTCTGTGGACATCACTGGGCATAACATAACTGATTTTTTCAAgcttttttgtgtatttgcttAGAATTTCAGTAATCTGTAAAATATAGGCAAACTGTaaaatttatacagtatatactgtagatatgtaAAATCTTATTATACATGATGATAATAACAAGTCTTTTTTGATATGCTACCATTGCTGCTCTTTCACTCTCATATTTGACAAAGAGCTCATCCAACTCCTGGATACAATTTCTCCTCATAGCAGATTTATGGCTCACAGAGGTCCAAATCTCATGTAGATCCTGAATAAGAATcatgattattaattattatcaaCAAATTGTTGTGTAGGCGATATGAAATGCCACACTATGGTATCACCTGATAGCTGAAGGCTATTGAATCTCCactgtgttctgttttctgCATCAGTCTCTCCACTTCCTCATCATATTCTGAGAGTTTGAGAAGGAAATCTTCTCCAGTGTCTATTAACAATGACTCAAACCCCTGAACAAAACAGAGAGACAGTTATTAAAGTAGAGTCACAACACAACTATTATAATATTCATTTTCTCTACAGTACTGAAGGTGATATACCACACTGAGCTCAATAAGATCCATCTGAAACTGAGTGACAGCTTCTGTGTGGTCCCTTTGTCTTTTCTCCATGAGTCCCTCGATGATGTCTGAGTCAGTCTTTGTAGAAACTGCAGAGTATTGACTGTTATTGCCAGCTTACTGAATGAGAACGTGCACTACAATTATTTATGAATGCTACCAACCAACTCTGTCAGGCAGTCCTCTGATCTCTTCATGATCATCCTGGTCCACACTTAATAAAGGCTTTGTTCCTGAAAACAACTGGTTTCTGTAAAGGAGCATATTACAAGTcagaatataaagaataaacatcAATTATTATGCATATTTATGAGAGAATGATTGTTTGCTTCTAGAGCATCTGTGCACCTTATCAAAATTTACAGAAGACGAATGAATTAGTCAGTCGGGTATGACAAGGATCTTGCCATAAAATGtcaataaacatttacagatcACATTGTGATCATCTATAATCAATTATGAACAAACGCTcagtcttttttattattgttattctgtcaTTTTAGCAGTTACTACTGTACCTCATGATGTCCTCAGAGCACTGCTCATCCCCATTTTGACTCCTTAGAGGATGCAGATGGTATCCAGTACCTGTGTTTCCACTAATGGTGTTATCCTCACTCAAGCAACCTGCATGAGCAGCATgcctcctcctcttcccctcATGAAGAGACAGTGACAAGTGAGCCTAAAGAGACACTTTTTTTAGCATATCAATAAgccaacactaacacactaactgAAAGCTTAAAGTATTTGCAAACAATTACAGTTAACAGTAtaatttgtctttgtttaattaTGATTTCCTTTCAAAGGGGCACAAAACTCTTCCAGCATGAATAATCCATGGAGACTTAACTGCCAAATTTAGTTGGAAGAACTTGATAATCCTGCATAGACCCCTGACCTCAAACCCGCTAAAACTGGATAAACTGGA encodes:
- the ccdc180 gene encoding coiled-coil domain-containing protein 180 isoform X2, which codes for MTETRVVPSGKVYRQMFDAQAHLSLSLHEGKRRRHAAHAGCLSEDNTISGNTGTGYHLHPLRSQNGDEQCSEDIMRNQLFSGTKPLLSVDQDDHEEIRGLPDRVVSTKTDSDIIEGLMEKRQRDHTEAVTQFQMDLIELSVGFESLLIDTGEDFLLKLSEYDEEVERLMQKTEHSGDSIAFSYQDLHEIWTSVSHKSAMRRNCIQELDELFVKYESERAAMITEILSKYTKKLEKISYVMPSDVHRLINNEAMMINQALLANRRAVAKLHLNLMEKNLQKEVQCHFRWEANLQNWKKIKAVAALSQFKDFMNSPEIQNPKNVQETLNTMRTKQKAYSKQRLNILEQVRNMTPPNCSKSFAAEWYSSLSSVNEQIDFTHRETMAKLREYYESAWQDCYLEVGRFESEVSSYGVTSDEIQHIVNGEMLPLIDKCQTQAEEHLQAMKKTFEGLAKTAAFLSKILFEFVHGAANVWEVHSAHLKGAEQQLQDSLKDVSKNFEEKNQKKEAQLDVMMDKLRQESTEKALKARMEQILHLLEEIKEGCTNFYNEGVHRVESYPEMVLKEIHAYSMAVSQYFKVNEVYSQDSEELQILYPAFIPIAFQISCIKKSSPSENVDCFSQDNRDSQNNETFTTLKGNIYSCPVIHDDDDDDEHLNAMEVEAALFPKSLIVELQRNVREELFNHLEERNQEVLNHTVTIVEAKKEKLKSELDLRIHLHQSRAKRIEMDVHNVRAAELILHQDRVDRHCNGVLQALADLRSDFNSLQIKQREINENFRTKIYSMEDMLYAATKSDMLVTLRASLQIHLEKHISENQELQRQFRQNLEITLEGLREANAQLMKHFKLFAEGGNFTPEEIEQYRKHLEKMAKCIDTADAALMQDMEGTESKCLDKAKEVISKFEEKLQSLQVDLMFLEKIQRVLTNTQVQIKSEAMKSNTHKKIINTVMNELKERVHAYTQSSLDNRVTSGDIFSSTSSLIEELRKRSQYLDCYLNPSMAVPLPDAPLQGAFAVAARLRSRKQEKGGSPCSDPILQPSCMGAAFMDDKAVQVIRGLLSISKPQSCQEFSGELKETNSATVTASVRPSPLPGSGQRSGKNSNLSGLGSLHRKSAESLNSHSVRRMTRPTRFDQRFQVFGPKPDDQKKILTFKGFITNILWEANDLLLQVAEEFYKKNGRQLVSRPQYILESFELCAEDINKRLLVYQSQSHEYHHGCVQEFCKQLKAIEEIVCDIPKALLTKLRDQHLEDLSKSLSLIHQQFKQTQQQSDQQRRKHRGQLSVRLSHPACEEELNRLVTAEDDRQEEQRKAIVNNRLELQACIKKNADEFVTALATLTESLLFQFDNILTVDEIQGGLEPQRESITKLVRRTQAGTLQEEQEKRHLLARGSRAWPGISYFGTTDDSSVKQQKQKTATITTAKTTLAQLKVMEVRNALHQNYEQRIMGEFECVQKFRQEQEAEMFHWQEHWRGELKTLATLKAE